A window from Candidatus Bathyarchaeota archaeon encodes these proteins:
- a CDS encoding four-helix bundle copper-binding protein yields the protein MQSSEAMASDEVRECLKDSLDCYQSCTETAIRCLTMGRRHAEYEHLNLLLDCAKICSTNADFMLRNSTYYPQTCGICADICDECADTCDRFEDDFMKECASVCRRCAESCREMAR from the coding sequence ATGCAAAGCTCTGAAGCTATGGCAAGCGACGAAGTCCGAGAGTGCCTAAAAGATTCCTTGGATTGTTATCAGAGTTGCACGGAAACAGCCATAAGATGCTTAACGATGGGGCGGCGACATGCGGAATACGAGCATCTAAACCTCCTGCTGGACTGCGCCAAAATATGCAGCACCAACGCGGATTTTATGCTTCGCAACTCAACCTATTATCCTCAAACCTGCGGCATCTGCGCTGACATCTGCGATGAATGCGCCGACACCTGCGATCGCTTCGAAGACGATTTCATGAAGGAATGTGCCAGCGTCTGTCGCCGATGCGCTGAGTCCTGTCGTGAAATGGCAAGATGA
- a CDS encoding glycosidase, with the protein MQRYSGNPILTPLVEHPWESREVFNPAVVYLNGKVHILYRAMGNDGISRIGYATSRDGYKIDERLSEPVYFPRAQSERDGCEDPRLSEVEGNLIMAYTALRNYSHLQVYQIALTTISTNDFLARKWNWTHSRLPFPNIRNKDAVIFPEKVKGRYVMLHRIEPDICIGYSYDMKHWCDIKSIMMPKPKGWDNWKIGVAGPPIKINEGWLLIYHGIDVDRHYSLGVALLDKDKPDRVIYRSKEHLIAPKEDYERFGKVPNVVFSCGNVIIGNEFFLYYGGADSVVCVATMPLDDLLAQIHR; encoded by the coding sequence ATGCAACGCTACTCTGGAAACCCTATTCTTACACCGTTAGTTGAGCATCCTTGGGAATCCAGAGAAGTCTTCAATCCAGCCGTCGTGTACCTAAACGGCAAAGTCCATATACTTTACCGCGCGATGGGCAACGATGGGATTTCAAGAATCGGCTACGCAACGAGCAGAGATGGCTACAAAATCGATGAACGCCTCTCGGAGCCAGTTTATTTTCCTAGGGCGCAAAGCGAAAGAGATGGATGTGAAGACCCCCGCTTAAGCGAAGTTGAGGGGAACCTCATCATGGCATATACGGCGCTGCGCAATTACAGTCACTTACAGGTTTACCAGATAGCCTTAACCACCATATCAACCAACGATTTTTTAGCTAGAAAATGGAACTGGACCCACAGCCGTTTACCGTTCCCCAACATCCGTAACAAGGACGCCGTCATCTTCCCAGAAAAAGTAAAAGGACGCTACGTGATGCTTCACCGCATTGAACCAGACATCTGCATCGGATACTCCTATGATATGAAACATTGGTGCGACATCAAATCAATCATGATGCCCAAACCAAAGGGGTGGGATAACTGGAAAATCGGCGTCGCCGGTCCACCCATCAAAATCAACGAGGGCTGGCTTCTCATATATCACGGCATCGACGTTGACCGCCACTACTCCTTGGGCGTTGCGCTGCTTGATAAGGACAAACCGGACCGAGTAATCTACCGCTCCAAAGAACACCTCATAGCACCCAAAGAAGACTACGAACGCTTCGGCAAAGTCCCCAACGTTGTATTCAGCTGCGGCAACGTCATCATAGGCAACGAATTCTTCCTCTACTATGGCGGAGCAGACAGCGTCGTATGCGTCGCCACCATGCCGCTAGATGATTTGCTCGCCCAAATCCACCGATAA
- a CDS encoding glycosyltransferase family 4 protein yields MAKYILGTPSLTTVKEVAYVSTYPPRKCGIATFTADLVNSISRLHKLQDQKVISIDGRRIFKPINDGVQHKIGRDTQEDYALMAEFLNQTDINVVNVQHEFGIFGGESGAYICDFMDRLNKPVATTLHTVLPDFEEKTREVFDRIVKRSAALIVLNATERSLLKKYGVPDRKVKIIPHGCPDLPLTSSAKVKPYLGLKNKVVLSTFGLLSRGKGIEYVIKALPELVKKDPRIVYYVLGVTHPQVKSYEGEAYRNMLLRMAKDLGLRGHVKFLNRFLSKPELYNYLQATDVYITPYLSPNQVSSGTLSYALAAGKAVVSTPYFHAKEALGEGRGVFCKFRDPESIADCISKIIDDEQFRTSLEHRAYRYSRKFRWPLVAEKYLRLFDSLSSQAVREEWPLGFHL; encoded by the coding sequence TTGGCTAAGTATATTCTGGGCACACCTTCCTTGACTACTGTCAAAGAAGTTGCCTATGTGAGCACCTACCCGCCGAGGAAATGTGGGATTGCTACCTTTACAGCAGATCTCGTTAACTCGATAAGCAGGCTCCATAAACTTCAAGACCAAAAAGTCATATCAATCGATGGACGCAGAATATTTAAACCCATTAATGATGGTGTCCAACATAAAATCGGAAGAGACACTCAAGAAGATTACGCCTTAATGGCGGAGTTCCTCAACCAAACCGACATTAACGTTGTTAACGTCCAGCATGAATTCGGGATTTTCGGGGGCGAATCAGGCGCTTACATTTGTGATTTTATGGATAGACTCAACAAACCAGTCGCCACCACGCTCCACACGGTTTTGCCTGATTTTGAGGAAAAAACCCGAGAGGTATTTGACAGAATCGTGAAGCGAAGCGCCGCCTTAATCGTTTTAAACGCTACCGAACGGTCTCTACTCAAAAAGTATGGCGTTCCAGACCGCAAAGTCAAGATTATTCCACACGGGTGCCCTGACCTGCCATTGACCTCTTCAGCTAAGGTTAAGCCATATTTAGGCTTGAAAAACAAAGTTGTGCTTTCGACGTTTGGGCTGCTGAGTCGAGGCAAAGGCATCGAATATGTCATAAAAGCATTGCCAGAACTCGTCAAAAAAGACCCGCGCATCGTGTATTACGTGTTGGGGGTTACGCATCCTCAGGTGAAAAGCTACGAGGGAGAAGCCTACCGCAATATGCTTCTGCGTATGGCAAAAGACCTTGGGCTTCGCGGACACGTAAAATTCCTTAACCGATTTCTCTCTAAACCTGAACTCTACAATTATCTGCAGGCAACCGACGTATACATAACACCCTACCTGTCACCTAACCAAGTGAGCAGTGGCACCTTATCCTACGCTTTAGCCGCGGGAAAAGCCGTGGTGTCCACACCATACTTCCATGCAAAAGAGGCACTGGGGGAAGGAAGAGGTGTCTTCTGTAAATTTAGAGACCCTGAATCTATCGCCGACTGCATCTCAAAGATTATTGATGATGAGCAATTCCGAACCTCACTAGAACATAGGGCATATCGTTATAGCCGCAAGTTTAGGTGGCCATTGGTGGCAGAGAAATACCTCAGGCTTTTTGATAGCCTTTCTAGTCAGGCAGTAAGGGAGGAGTGGCCATTAGGCTTCCACCTCTAA
- a CDS encoding GNAT family N-acetyltransferase, whose product MIHKLSEADFQTILTIVNEAAVAYKGKIPPDCWKDPYMPAEELKEEIDSGVQFYGYTEGEAVVAVMGIQPVGDVTLIRHAYTLSSYQRRGIGEKLILHLLSLAQTPRILVGTWEDAPWAIHFYQKNGFVLHSRQQTNKLLNTYWNISPRQVETSVVLEYLRRNP is encoded by the coding sequence ATGATTCACAAACTCTCGGAAGCAGACTTCCAAACCATTTTAACAATCGTTAACGAGGCTGCCGTAGCTTACAAGGGAAAAATCCCTCCTGATTGCTGGAAAGACCCCTACATGCCCGCTGAGGAGCTAAAAGAAGAAATTGATTCTGGCGTCCAATTTTACGGCTACACCGAAGGCGAGGCGGTGGTGGCGGTTATGGGGATTCAACCCGTCGGCGACGTCACGCTGATTCGCCACGCCTACACCCTAAGTAGCTATCAGCGTAGGGGTATCGGCGAAAAACTCATATTGCATCTGTTAAGCTTAGCCCAAACTCCACGCATACTGGTCGGCACATGGGAAGATGCTCCCTGGGCAATCCACTTCTACCAGAAAAACGGTTTCGTTCTGCACTCAAGGCAGCAAACAAATAAACTCCTCAACACATACTGGAATATTTCTCCGCGGCAAGTTGAAACTTCCGTCGTGCTTGAATATTTAAGGCGCAATCCATGA
- a CDS encoding DUF2096 family protein, whose product MGHNMATWKLLEDMMLTLRKKNVKIPPNILEDLRAAKSLIQIILAEGCHGDSIMKAEEYTANLEAYLVTEAQVVLEPKEVDQWLKRLEEANVEAGEENYRPEQFVTGVPRDQKWVRIQPMEGLSEEQVHRLAKENGVQVKSQDDGRLLVFGSHEALKAFLKAMTAETSPKTEKAA is encoded by the coding sequence ATGGGTCACAACATGGCAACATGGAAACTCCTCGAAGACATGATGCTAACTCTTAGAAAGAAAAACGTCAAAATCCCCCCCAACATATTGGAGGATTTACGCGCCGCCAAATCCCTTATACAAATTATCCTTGCAGAGGGTTGCCACGGCGACAGCATCATGAAAGCCGAAGAATACACCGCTAACCTCGAAGCTTACCTCGTAACCGAAGCCCAAGTGGTCTTAGAACCAAAAGAAGTAGACCAGTGGCTCAAGCGGCTAGAAGAAGCCAATGTTGAAGCCGGCGAAGAAAACTACCGACCTGAACAGTTTGTGACTGGTGTGCCTCGGGACCAGAAATGGGTACGCATCCAACCCATGGAGGGGTTATCTGAGGAGCAAGTGCATCGGCTGGCAAAAGAAAACGGCGTCCAAGTTAAATCCCAAGATGATGGTCGACTGCTGGTTTTTGGGTCGCATGAGGCGCTTAAGGCTTTTCTTAAAGCGATGACTGCTGAAACTTCCCCCAAGACAGAAAAAGCCGCCTAA
- a CDS encoding thymidylate synthase, with the protein MKHQKITAFDCPDAWFKTLSTIWREGDVFPVGFGSEETETKKLNLTIEITHPENRPLVSDKAPCDFKYVQGYALEYLWSGECAETEVYTYGSRINKPLNQIEEAIKRYVEEQRDRQVTMVIRRPEDIKKFDAKGNKSEPPCLSLIDTEILDGQMHLTCYFRSWDAFGGLPANIAGLQLFNEAFVNEINERGNLSLKTGKLIFHSKNCHIYQRQYNLVKELLEPKNTQTNRLAKTLEQSKE; encoded by the coding sequence ATGAAGCACCAAAAAATCACCGCATTCGACTGCCCAGACGCATGGTTCAAGACCTTGAGCACCATATGGCGGGAAGGAGACGTTTTCCCCGTTGGCTTTGGCTCTGAAGAAACAGAAACCAAAAAACTCAACCTCACCATCGAAATCACTCACCCCGAGAACAGACCCTTGGTCAGCGATAAGGCTCCTTGTGACTTCAAATATGTTCAGGGTTACGCGCTTGAATACTTGTGGAGCGGTGAATGCGCGGAAACCGAAGTTTACACTTATGGCAGCCGAATAAACAAGCCCTTAAACCAAATCGAAGAAGCCATCAAACGGTACGTGGAAGAACAAAGAGACCGTCAAGTCACTATGGTTATCCGTCGCCCTGAAGATATCAAAAAATTCGATGCTAAGGGCAACAAAAGCGAACCTCCCTGCTTAAGTCTTATCGACACTGAAATTCTCGATGGTCAAATGCATCTTACTTGTTACTTCCGCAGTTGGGACGCTTTTGGAGGCTTACCCGCCAACATCGCTGGACTGCAACTGTTCAATGAAGCCTTTGTCAACGAAATAAACGAACGAGGCAATCTCTCGTTGAAAACGGGTAAACTAATTTTCCACTCCAAAAACTGCCACATCTACCAACGCCAATACAACCTCGTCAAAGAACTCTTAGAACCCAAAAACACCCAAACCAACCGCCTAGCAAAAACGCTTGAGCAATCAAAAGAATAA
- a CDS encoding L-threonylcarbamoyladenylate synthase translates to MKQTLLLKVDPKSPDPQIIQQAADILRGGGLVAFPTETVYGLGADALNGEAVLALFEAKQRPLDNPPIVHVADPSDVAPLVTEVSTKARLLMEKFWPGPLTLLFKHSKLVPTVSVAGLDTIAIRLPSHPVAQALIRQSRRPIAAPSANLAGKPSPTTAAHVYEDLNGRIDAIIDGGATAIGVESTVVDLTSDPPMLLRPGGTPYEALKAVLGNLKLHPFVEAEAELPLQQIRSPGMKHKHYAPKAAVIIVEGDVEAVCTKIQELTVSYHQRGIKVAVLATDQTQSRYSADVVASLGSRSDLLAVSHNLFRLLREVDAQGVEVIFAESVPSEGLGLAVMNRLRKASGYHIIKA, encoded by the coding sequence ATGAAGCAAACTCTCCTCCTAAAAGTAGACCCAAAAAGTCCTGACCCCCAAATCATCCAGCAGGCAGCAGACATCCTCAGAGGCGGCGGGTTGGTCGCGTTCCCCACTGAGACAGTCTACGGCTTAGGAGCTGACGCGCTTAATGGCGAGGCGGTTTTGGCGTTGTTTGAAGCCAAGCAACGTCCGTTAGATAACCCCCCCATCGTGCATGTCGCTGACCCCTCAGACGTCGCGCCCTTAGTAACTGAAGTTTCCACTAAAGCGCGGCTGCTAATGGAAAAATTCTGGCCCGGACCCCTCACACTTCTCTTTAAGCACTCCAAACTGGTTCCAACGGTTTCTGTGGCAGGATTAGACACCATCGCTATCCGATTGCCCAGCCACCCCGTTGCCCAAGCGCTTATCCGTCAAAGCCGCCGCCCCATCGCTGCTCCCAGCGCCAACCTCGCAGGCAAACCCAGCCCCACCACCGCCGCCCACGTTTACGAGGACCTAAACGGCAGAATCGACGCCATAATCGACGGCGGAGCCACAGCCATCGGCGTGGAATCCACAGTGGTTGACTTAACCTCTGACCCCCCGATGTTGCTGCGTCCCGGCGGCACCCCCTACGAAGCCCTCAAAGCAGTACTGGGCAACCTGAAGTTGCATCCTTTTGTGGAAGCCGAAGCCGAGTTGCCCCTCCAACAGATACGCTCACCGGGCATGAAACACAAACATTACGCCCCCAAAGCAGCAGTAATCATAGTGGAGGGAGATGTTGAGGCGGTTTGCACAAAAATCCAAGAACTCACCGTCTCCTACCATCAGAGGGGAATTAAAGTTGCTGTTTTAGCCACTGACCAAACCCAGTCCCGCTACAGCGCTGACGTGGTCGCCTCGTTGGGCAGCCGAAGTGATTTGCTGGCGGTTTCTCACAACCTTTTCCGTTTGCTCCGCGAAGTAGACGCGCAGGGCGTTGAGGTGATTTTTGCTGAAAGCGTTCCCTCCGAGGGGTTAGGGTTGGCGGTGATGAATCGGCTCCGCAAGGCTTCTGGTTACCACATCATCAAAGCCTAA
- a CDS encoding glycosidase: MKRFKHNPILEPIKTNFWESRSVFNAAAVYSEGLVHIVYRAMGDDNVSRLGLATSNDGYTIKERFDTPIFNPIHHAERDGCEDPRLSIIGDQCYMAYTAYRNHDFPVIFQIALTSINLKDFVKRNWNWSDRILPFPGVRNKDAVILPGKVDSNYVMFHRIEPSICIAYSDDFKKWHGFKSIMEPRDRMWDSHKIGAAGTPIELNEGYLFIYHGVDEKKHYSLGVALLEKSNPEKILYRSEQPILTPCEGYECVGDVPNVVFSCGNVQIDDEVIVYYGGADSVLCGASFELNELLPRK; the protein is encoded by the coding sequence ATGAAACGCTTTAAACATAATCCCATATTAGAGCCAATTAAAACAAATTTCTGGGAATCCAGATCCGTTTTCAACGCTGCAGCAGTGTATAGTGAGGGCTTGGTCCACATTGTTTACCGAGCTATGGGCGACGACAACGTTTCAAGACTGGGCCTAGCAACCTCAAATGATGGTTACACTATAAAAGAACGCTTTGACACGCCAATTTTTAACCCAATTCACCACGCTGAACGCGACGGCTGCGAAGACCCCCGATTATCCATAATTGGCGACCAATGCTACATGGCATACACCGCATATCGAAACCACGATTTTCCCGTTATCTTCCAAATTGCCTTAACCTCCATTAACCTCAAAGACTTCGTGAAACGTAACTGGAACTGGTCTGACCGTATCCTACCCTTCCCAGGAGTACGTAACAAAGACGCAGTCATCCTGCCTGGCAAAGTAGATAGCAACTACGTTATGTTTCACCGTATTGAACCCAGTATCTGCATCGCTTATTCCGATGACTTCAAAAAATGGCATGGCTTCAAATCCATCATGGAGCCCCGAGATCGGATGTGGGATAGCCACAAAATCGGCGCTGCAGGAACCCCCATCGAACTCAACGAAGGCTACCTATTCATCTATCACGGTGTAGACGAAAAGAAGCACTACTCGCTGGGTGTGGCGTTGCTGGAAAAATCTAACCCAGAAAAAATTCTCTACCGCTCAGAACAGCCTATCCTAACACCCTGTGAAGGCTACGAATGCGTCGGCGACGTTCCCAACGTGGTGTTTAGCTGTGGCAACGTCCAAATCGACGACGAAGTCATCGTTTATTATGGCGGAGCCGACAGTGTGCTTTGCGGCGCAAGCTTTGAACTCAACGAGTTACTTCCCCGCAAATGA
- a CDS encoding acyltransferase family protein, producing MENEGLDSTKKIALPVDLIRTVAIVLVVLLHAANEALQVDAVGSPYWWTGAVYKTLSLSCVPLFIMLSGALLLQPSKFEEPIRVFLRKRLSRIGLAFFFWTAIYIIWGFFIYQFPLTAQNISDSILKSLFTGAYYQFWFIYLIVGLYLITPILRVLIANASDRIIRYLLLLWFVGVAVLPLVNLAAGFALDTTVFIIGGWVGYYILGTYLQKVKLQPKLLYGLLALSFAWTLIGVGLMVYPFAGLNLTYLFFDYLTANVIVGSVAVFLLLSKVRSDWPTSTHPNLQRLISAISKNTLPIFLFHLIIMESFQRGFFGFTLSINTLNPIVEIPLLATLTFFITLGLVLIMRRIPVLNKLIG from the coding sequence TTGGAAAACGAGGGATTAGACTCAACAAAAAAGATAGCGCTACCAGTGGATCTAATCCGCACAGTAGCCATCGTGCTGGTTGTGTTGCTACACGCCGCCAACGAAGCTCTCCAAGTGGATGCCGTCGGCTCACCGTATTGGTGGACAGGCGCCGTATACAAAACACTCTCGCTCTCCTGCGTACCCCTCTTTATCATGTTAAGCGGCGCGTTGCTGCTTCAGCCCAGCAAATTTGAAGAACCCATCCGTGTGTTTCTGCGCAAACGCTTGAGTCGCATTGGGTTAGCCTTCTTCTTCTGGACCGCGATTTACATCATCTGGGGGTTCTTCATCTATCAGTTCCCCTTAACCGCACAGAACATAAGCGACAGTATCCTCAAAAGCCTCTTCACAGGCGCCTACTACCAGTTCTGGTTCATCTACCTAATCGTTGGCTTATACCTCATAACGCCGATTCTTAGGGTACTTATCGCCAATGCAAGCGACCGCATCATCCGATACTTGCTGTTGCTGTGGTTTGTGGGTGTCGCAGTGTTGCCCCTTGTCAATTTAGCGGCTGGATTCGCCTTGGACACAACCGTGTTTATTATCGGCGGATGGGTCGGCTACTACATTTTGGGCACTTATCTCCAAAAAGTCAAGCTCCAACCAAAACTCCTCTACGGACTACTGGCATTGTCGTTTGCGTGGACGCTAATTGGCGTAGGGTTAATGGTTTATCCCTTTGCAGGCTTAAACCTAACTTACCTGTTCTTTGATTACCTAACCGCCAACGTCATCGTAGGTTCAGTAGCAGTTTTCCTGCTGCTATCAAAAGTTCGCTCTGACTGGCCCACCAGCACCCACCCCAATCTCCAACGGCTCATATCAGCCATAAGCAAAAACACGCTACCCATCTTTCTCTTCCACCTCATAATCATGGAGTCATTCCAGAGGGGATTCTTTGGCTTCACCCTAAGCATCAACACCCTAAACCCCATCGTAGAAATCCCTCTGCTCGCAACGCTAACCTTTTTCATAACATTGGGACTCGTTCTCATAATGCGGCGAATACCAGTGCTCAACAAGTTAATCGGCTAA
- the thsB gene encoding thermosome subunit beta: MSTQGGGNIPVLVLKEGTGRSTGREALKNNIMAAKIVAESVKSTLGPCGMDKMLVSGMGDVAITNDGATIMKELDVQHPAAKMLVEVAKAQDNEVGDGTTTAVILSGELLAKAEGLLDKNIHPTVIIEGYKKASEEAQKILDQIAIPITINDEKALLEVAITSISSKSINVAEDHFAKIIVDSVKQVTEQVEGKNVADIDLIKIVKKHGKSLDETELVKGMVLDKEVASSGMPKIIDNAKIALLNAKIEIEKTEFDAKINIESPDQMKLFLDEEERMIKDMVSAITKSGANVIFCEKGIDDMALHFLGKAGVLAVKSVSTSDMEKLSRATGAAIAASVKDLAPDTLGKAKRVEEVKIGDDKLIYIRDCQNPKAVTIVIRGASNHVIDEAERSLHDGLCVVRNAIEDGKIVAGGGAPEAELSKNLRAFAVKVGGREQLAVEAFASAVEEIPLTLAENAGLDPIDIMVALRAEHEKADSKTFGIDVTTGKIVDMCSKMIIEPLRVKQQVIKSATEATNMILKIDDLISIKGGKAPPMPPGGMGGMGGMPGMGGMGGMPY; the protein is encoded by the coding sequence ATGTCTACTCAAGGTGGAGGAAACATCCCAGTTCTCGTATTAAAAGAAGGTACCGGTCGATCTACTGGCCGCGAAGCACTAAAAAACAACATTATGGCTGCAAAAATCGTCGCTGAATCAGTCAAATCAACACTTGGTCCCTGCGGCATGGACAAGATGCTTGTCAGCGGCATGGGCGACGTCGCCATCACCAACGATGGCGCAACCATCATGAAGGAACTTGACGTTCAACACCCCGCAGCAAAAATGCTTGTTGAAGTAGCAAAAGCCCAAGATAACGAAGTAGGCGACGGAACCACAACCGCCGTCATCTTATCAGGTGAATTACTAGCAAAAGCCGAAGGCTTACTTGACAAAAACATTCACCCAACCGTAATTATTGAAGGATACAAAAAAGCCAGCGAAGAAGCACAAAAAATCCTCGACCAAATCGCCATCCCCATAACCATAAACGACGAAAAAGCCCTGCTCGAAGTCGCCATTACCTCAATATCGAGCAAAAGCATCAACGTCGCAGAGGATCACTTTGCAAAAATCATCGTTGACTCAGTTAAACAAGTAACCGAGCAAGTTGAAGGCAAAAACGTAGCTGACATTGACCTAATTAAAATCGTCAAGAAACACGGCAAAAGCCTCGACGAAACCGAACTTGTCAAAGGCATGGTTCTTGACAAAGAAGTCGCCAGCTCTGGCATGCCAAAAATTATTGACAACGCAAAAATCGCGCTTCTTAACGCTAAAATCGAAATCGAGAAAACCGAGTTTGATGCAAAAATCAACATTGAAAGCCCTGACCAAATGAAACTCTTCCTCGACGAAGAGGAACGCATGATAAAAGACATGGTGTCTGCAATCACCAAGTCAGGCGCAAACGTGATTTTCTGCGAAAAAGGCATCGACGATATGGCCCTCCACTTCCTCGGAAAAGCCGGCGTCTTAGCAGTGAAAAGCGTCAGCACAAGCGACATGGAAAAACTATCCCGTGCCACTGGCGCCGCCATCGCAGCAAGCGTCAAAGACCTCGCCCCCGACACATTAGGCAAAGCTAAACGTGTCGAAGAAGTCAAAATCGGCGATGACAAACTAATCTACATCCGCGACTGCCAAAACCCCAAAGCCGTAACCATCGTCATCCGCGGCGCATCCAACCACGTCATCGATGAAGCTGAACGCAGCCTCCATGATGGCCTCTGTGTTGTTCGTAACGCAATTGAGGACGGCAAAATCGTTGCAGGCGGCGGAGCACCCGAAGCAGAACTCTCAAAGAATCTCCGCGCATTTGCAGTTAAAGTCGGCGGACGCGAACAACTAGCAGTGGAAGCCTTCGCATCAGCAGTTGAAGAAATCCCACTTACCCTCGCCGAAAACGCAGGCTTAGACCCCATCGACATCATGGTTGCCCTCCGCGCTGAACATGAGAAAGCAGACAGCAAAACTTTCGGCATCGACGTAACCACAGGCAAAATCGTTGACATGTGCAGCAAAATGATTATCGAACCGCTCCGCGTCAAACAGCAAGTCATCAAATCCGCCACCGAAGCCACCAACATGATTCTCAAAATCGACGACTTAATCAGCATCAAAGGCGGAAAAGCACCCCCAATGCCCCCAGGAGGAATGGGTGGTATGGGCGGCATGCCTGGCATGGGCGGTATGGGCGGAATGCCCTACTAA
- a CDS encoding glycosyltransferase, whose amino-acid sequence MAIRLPPLKIDYLKSFTDDTGLFQHAKYCIPKRTEGYTTDDNARALIAAVKYHRLKNDPEMTRLSSIYLAFLNHMQRPDGNFHNYLGYERSYLDVDGSPECIGRAVWACGTAINSNLPMDMRLVAKDIFDRSFPWVWKSTSLRFYAFALLGLFEYYLAAPHDDLRAEAEKIGDSLMKQYRNEASNDWHWFEPFLTYDNSRLTHALYVAALLTQKEKFLGVAVESMNFLLRTQMIEGVYMPVGNDGWYKRGEKRALYDQQPLEAAAMVEAAVDAHYTTGEGRYIEVAEKAFGWYLGRNSRGVMLYNPQTGGCYDGLSVDAVNKNQGGESSISYLLARLKLEELRRGVWKQKMPPLRGG is encoded by the coding sequence GTGGCCATTAGGCTTCCACCTCTAAAAATTGATTATCTCAAATCCTTCACCGACGACACTGGGCTTTTTCAACATGCCAAATACTGCATCCCCAAACGCACCGAGGGCTACACCACCGACGACAATGCACGAGCTCTAATCGCAGCTGTCAAATATCACCGTCTAAAAAACGACCCCGAAATGACCCGACTATCAAGCATCTATCTAGCGTTTCTTAATCATATGCAGAGACCCGACGGCAACTTTCACAATTACCTCGGCTACGAACGCAGCTACCTAGACGTGGATGGTTCACCTGAATGTATTGGACGCGCAGTTTGGGCTTGTGGAACCGCCATTAACTCTAATTTGCCGATGGACATGAGGTTGGTGGCGAAAGACATTTTTGACCGCTCTTTTCCATGGGTTTGGAAGTCAACGTCGCTGCGGTTTTATGCGTTTGCGCTGCTGGGGCTCTTCGAGTATTATTTGGCTGCACCTCACGATGACCTACGAGCGGAAGCGGAAAAAATAGGTGACAGCCTAATGAAGCAATACCGCAATGAAGCCTCAAATGATTGGCACTGGTTTGAACCCTTCCTCACCTACGATAACAGTCGCCTCACCCACGCACTTTACGTGGCTGCCCTGTTAACGCAGAAAGAGAAGTTCCTCGGAGTCGCTGTAGAGTCTATGAATTTTCTGTTGCGGACACAGATGATTGAGGGGGTCTATATGCCTGTGGGTAATGATGGCTGGTATAAACGGGGCGAAAAACGGGCGTTATATGATCAGCAGCCTCTGGAAGCCGCGGCCATGGTGGAAGCCGCAGTAGACGCCCACTATACTACGGGAGAGGGACGCTACATTGAGGTTGCAGAGAAAGCGTTTGGGTGGTATTTGGGGAGGAACAGTCGAGGCGTTATGCTTTACAATCCGCAGACAGGCGGATGCTACGATGGCTTAAGTGTTGATGCTGTGAACAAAAATCAGGGCGGCGAATCATCCATTTCGTATCTTTTGGCCAGGCTTAAGCTTGAGGAGTTGCGGCGGGGGGTTTGGAAACAAAAGATGCCCCCGCTAAGAGGAGGATAA
- a CDS encoding CBS domain-containing protein, with amino-acid sequence MCEPLLKIRDIMCKDIVTAKEDLTIQEAIQLLYERHVGSIIVVDDEHKCIGIFTERDAIRIAANKVSTKERLSTVMSRRVVTISVESSFEEAKHIVLAHDIRHLPVIDQAGKLVGLFSVRAFFDEILSLKTLPSTET; translated from the coding sequence ATGTGTGAACCTTTGCTTAAAATTCGGGACATAATGTGCAAAGATATAGTTACCGCCAAAGAAGACCTAACCATCCAAGAAGCCATACAACTTCTATACGAACGCCACGTGGGCTCAATCATAGTTGTGGATGATGAGCATAAATGCATCGGAATCTTCACCGAACGCGACGCCATCCGCATAGCCGCAAACAAGGTCTCCACTAAAGAAAGACTTAGCACAGTAATGAGTAGGCGCGTCGTGACAATCTCCGTTGAGAGCTCCTTCGAGGAAGCCAAACACATCGTACTCGCTCACGACATCCGCCACCTACCCGTCATAGACCAAGCTGGAAAACTGGTAGGACTATTTTCAGTGAGGGCATTTTTTGATGAGATTTTAAGTTTGAAGACGCTGCCGTCAACCGAAACGTAG